From Deltaproteobacteria bacterium, the proteins below share one genomic window:
- the atpE gene encoding ATP synthase F0 subunit C, with the protein MKKTMWVLLLTFALSCFFASLAFAAEEPLGQEAKKFIGLACGLAIAIAALGGGLGQGIAISKGLEGIARNPEAQPKIFIPMIVGLALIESLVIYALVISIMLYAKL; encoded by the coding sequence ATGAAGAAAACGATGTGGGTCCTTTTGCTGACTTTCGCCTTAAGCTGCTTTTTTGCTTCTTTGGCCTTTGCGGCTGAAGAACCTCTGGGGCAGGAGGCAAAGAAATTTATCGGTCTGGCCTGCGGCCTGGCCATTGCCATTGCGGCTTTAGGCGGCGGACTGGGTCAGGGAATCGCTATCTCCAAAGGCTTGGAAGGCATCGCCCGCAATCCGGAAGCCCAGCCCAAGATTTTTATTCCCATGATTGTCGGTCTGGCCTTAATCGAATCGCTGGTAATTTACGCCCTGGTCATATCCATCATGCTTTATGCCAAGCTTTAA
- a CDS encoding 4Fe-4S dicluster domain-containing protein, which produces MTNVRYGMVIDLRKCIGCHTCSVACKRENAVPLGVWRSWVKQVEKGRYPYIRKSFLPLLCNNCESPICVTVCPVKASYQRPDGIVLVDPHRCIGCRYCMAACPYDVRYINPITPIVQKCDWCVHRLDRGLQPACVEACPTTARYMGDTHDPQSEVYRLIQSNAVMVMKPEMNTHPMVFYINADQLTMDARGGALWKKVHE; this is translated from the coding sequence ATGACCAATGTTCGCTACGGAATGGTCATCGATCTGAGGAAATGTATCGGCTGTCATACTTGCTCGGTGGCCTGCAAGAGAGAAAACGCCGTGCCCTTGGGGGTGTGGCGTTCGTGGGTCAAGCAGGTGGAAAAGGGACGCTACCCCTATATCCGGAAATCATTTCTGCCTCTGCTCTGCAACAACTGCGAGAGCCCCATCTGTGTTACCGTCTGCCCGGTGAAAGCTTCTTACCAGCGCCCAGACGGAATTGTTCTCGTTGACCCCCATCGCTGCATCGGTTGTCGGTACTGCATGGCGGCCTGCCCTTACGACGTGCGCTATATCAATCCCATAACGCCCATTGTGCAGAAATGCGATTGGTGCGTGCACCGGCTGGACAGAGGGTTACAACCGGCCTGTGTGGAGGCTTGCCCCACCACTGCCCGCTATATGGGGGATACCCATGATCCACAAAGTGAGGTCTATCGCCTGATTCAATCCAATGCCGTCATGGTGATGAAACCAGAAATGAACACCCATCCCATGGTTTTTTACATAAACGCCGACCAGCTGACAATGGATGCCCGAGGAGGAGCGCTTTGGAAGAAAGTGCACGAGTAA
- the nrfD gene encoding NrfD/PsrC family molybdoenzyme membrane anchor subunit — MEESARVIYNVPFVIPIGYLIAIYFYITGLHMGFYTTSVVATLLNKQEWKPIGKIGAVGALIVLAVAPVFLLLDLTQVPRFWHLFPYINLRSPITWGTFFLTAYPPIGLIYAWYVFRENTRLAKIWGLCGFPVAVSVHGYTGFILALGAGRAFWNTSLNPILFLVSAMVSGLALIIIIINIRYYYFAQNQDAEQKAADLRIINTLVRMMYLFIIVELFLMGCDLAVLANSKAEEYVTYQLLTRGSWAPLFLGVELTLGGAIPLILLSIKRIRLHPIGQCIACLFILCGILAMRIIIVVGGQSVMLH, encoded by the coding sequence TTGGAAGAAAGTGCACGAGTAATCTATAATGTCCCCTTTGTCATTCCGATAGGGTATTTGATTGCCATTTATTTTTATATTACCGGCCTGCATATGGGTTTCTACACCACTTCGGTCGTGGCGACTCTTTTGAATAAGCAGGAGTGGAAGCCCATTGGCAAGATCGGAGCTGTAGGCGCTTTGATCGTTTTAGCTGTCGCCCCCGTCTTTCTTCTATTGGACCTTACTCAAGTTCCCCGCTTCTGGCACCTTTTCCCCTATATTAACCTCCGGTCCCCCATAACCTGGGGGACATTCTTCCTGACCGCCTATCCACCCATAGGCTTGATCTACGCTTGGTATGTGTTCAGAGAAAATACCCGGCTGGCCAAAATCTGGGGTCTATGCGGTTTCCCAGTTGCAGTCAGCGTGCATGGATACACCGGTTTCATCCTGGCCTTGGGTGCGGGCCGGGCCTTCTGGAACACCTCCTTAAACCCTATTCTTTTCCTGGTTTCCGCTATGGTTTCCGGGCTCGCCCTGATTATCATCATTATCAACATCCGCTACTATTATTTCGCTCAGAATCAGGATGCAGAACAAAAGGCCGCGGATTTGCGCATCATTAATACCTTGGTCAGAATGATGTACCTCTTTATAATTGTCGAGCTATTTTTGATGGGGTGCGACCTTGCCGTATTGGCCAACTCCAAGGCGGAAGAGTACGTGACCTACCAGTTGCTCACGCGGGGGAGTTGGGCTCCCCTGTTTTTGGGGGTGGAACTCACGCTGGGAGGGGCGATTCCTTTAATCTTGCTTTCGATCAAGCGAATCAGACTTCATCCCATTGGGCAATGTATTGCCTGCCTTTTTATCCTCTGTGGGATTCTGGCTATGCGCATTATCATCGTGGTGGGCGGTCAGAGCGTGATGTTGCATTAG